The genomic stretch TCCGCTGGGAGACGGCCCACGTGACCATCGAGTCTAAGGACCCGAGGGCCGTTCATCTGGACGGTGACCTGCGCTCGGAGGCCCGTTCACTGGAGGTGTGGATCGATCCCGGTGCCCTGCTGATTCGCTGCCGGGGAAGCATAAATTGATCTCACCTCGATCAGAATGCTTCCCCGGAAAGGACTTCCGGGGAAGCATGCTATCTCCGAATGCGACGGCCCGAGATGTCGAGCGACAGTTCTCGCGATAGAGGAATGAACTCTCAGCGCTCCCCCAGCGCCGTGAGCTGTCCAATGGCAATGGCTCCCGCCGTGGAGGTGCGCAACACACCATCACTGATCCGCACCGGAGCCGCCCCCGCCTGCTGGAAACGTTCCAGCTCCTCCGGACTGATCCCCCCTTCCGGCCCCACGATCAGCAGGATTTCTCCCGCCTCAGGGAGATTCATGCGGGCCAAAGGCTTCTCCGCTGACTCGTGCAGGACCAAGGCAAGCTCCGCCGCCCCGATCCGCTCCGCCACCTGGTTGGTGTTAGCGAACGAGACCTCAGGGATCCGAAATCTCCTGGACTGCTTGGTGGCCTCCCTGGCGGTGGCAGCCCAGCGACTCAAGGATTTCGCCCCACGTTCCCCCTGCCAGCGCACGATGGAACGCGATGCCTGCCAGGCAAGGATTTCGTCCACACCTACCTCGGTCATGATCTCCACCGCGAGTTCCGACCGATCGCCCTTGGCCAACGCCTGGGCGACCACGAAACGGTGAGCGCGAGGAAGGACTCCCAGGATCTCGGTCACCTCAACTGCCATGCGATTTCTCTCAGCGACGACAACGCGCCCGCGGATGGCCTGCCCTGCTCCGTCGGCCACCAGCACGTTCTCCCCCGGTATCGTACGTTTGACGACCACTGCGTGCCGGGCCTCGTCCCCGGTCACTTCCACGATCCCGCCGATCCGCACCATGTCGAAGCGCGCGAGGAAGAGTGGATCGCTCACCCGAAGGTTTCCTTGAACCAACCCCTGACACCCTTGTGTCCTGAATGTTTCGCCTCAACTGTGGTCTCGTCACGCAGCTCAGCAAGCTGGCGCAGTAGGTCGCGTTGCTTCTCGTCCAGTTTTCGCGGGGTTTCAACGATGATGGTGACCCCCAGGTCGCCCCTGCCTCCTCCACGCAGCCTGGGCACGCCTCGACCCTTGAGCGGTATCCGGGTGCCTGACTGTGTCCCTGCAGGAACGTCGACGGTGACTTTCCGCTCTGCCTCCTCAGAGCCCTCCCACTCGGCTTCCAGGGTGGTCAACTCGACACTGGTGCCGAGAGCAGCCGCAGTCATTGGCAGGGTCATCACCGCCTCCAGGTTGTCGCCGTCACGACGGAACCGTTCATGTTCGGCCACGATCAGTTCAACGTACAGGTCCCCAGCTGGGCCACCACCGCGCCCCACCTCGCCTCGGCCATCCAAGTGGATCCGGTTCCCCGTCGACACGCCTGCCGGGATACGCACGGAAATGTCACGGGAACTGCTCACCCGTCCCTCCCCGGAGCATTCCCCGCAAGGGTTGGGGATGATCGTCCCGAAGCCCTGACAGGTGGGGCACGGCTGCGCGGTACGGATGTCCCCGATGAAGCTGCGCTGCACCGTGGTCACCTCACCTTGCCCACGGCACGTGGTGCATGTCACGGGTTTGGAGCCAGGCTCCCCGCCCGCCCCCTGGCACTTGGGGCACACGACAGCGGTGTCGATCCTGATTGATTTTGTGCATCCGAAAACCGCTTCGTGAAGTTCCAGTCCAGCCCTGACGAGCGCATCGTGCCCTTGCTGGACCCGGGAGCGAGGGCCACGACCGGCGGCCTGCCCCCCGAACATGGCGTCCATGATGGTGGAGAAATCGAATCCACCGAACCCTGCTCCACCGAAACCACCTGCTCCTCCTGCGCCGCCGCGACCGAGCGGATCACCGCCCTGGTCGTAGATGGCTCGTTTGTTGGGGTCATTGAGCACCTCGTAGGCCTCACTGAGTTCTTTGAACTTCTCGGCTGCATCCTCTCCCTGCGCCACGTCAGGATGCACCTTCATGGCCTTGCGACGATAGGCCTTCTTAATCTGTTCTGTCGTAGCATCCTCGTCGACTCCGAGGATGTCGTAGTAGTTCTTGCTCAATGCTCAGCCTTCTGTGAGGATACGACTCACGTATCGCGCAACGGCGCGTACGGATGCGATGGTGGAGGGATAGTCCATGCGGGTGGGACCGACCACCCCGAGTGATGCGGCGCGCTCGCTGCCGACCGAGTAACCCGTGGCGACCAAGGACGTGGACTTGAAACCCTCCGCGGTGTTCTCAGCCCCGATTCGCACCGTGATGTCATCGCTGGTCGCCTCGTCAAGGAGACGAAGCAGCACCACCTGCTCCTCCAAGGCCTCCAAGAGGGGGCGAAGTCCCGTGGTGAAGGAGTGACCAGCAAGATTCGGCACGCCAGCCACCAAGACTTGGGCGGTCGGCTCTGCCCCGAGCAGTTCAAGGGCGACGGCGAACACTGGATTGATCTGAGAACGTCGGGCTGGATCAAGTTCGTCCAGGACGGTAACCATCCGATTCACCGCATCGGCCGCAGTGCGCCCGACCGCGGCTTCTCTAAACCTGAGGTTGGCCATGTGCACCACCTCTGGGTCCAGGCCTGGACATTCCAGTATCTGCTGATCCACCCGGCCCGTGGAGCTGACCACGATGACCAGGAGTCGTCCCGGGGCCAGCTGCACCAGTTCGGCGTGCGCGATGGTGCTGCGCTGCGCCGAGGGGTACTGGACGATCGCCACCTGATGGGTCAATTGAGCCAGTAGGCGCACGGTGCGTGTGACCAGGTCGTTGAGGTCCAGGGCCCCGGCCATAAAAGCGTTAATCGCCTTCCGCTCGGCTGCAGAGAGCGGTTTTATGGTGGCGAGCTTGTCGACGAAGAGCCTGTAGCCCTTGTCGGTGGGAATGCGCCCGGCGCTGGTGTGGGGCTGGGCGATATAGCCCTCCTCCTCGAGCACAGCCATGTCATTGCGTACCGTTGCCGGGGAAACCCCGAGCTGGTGTCTCTCCACGAGGGCCTTGGAACCAACGGGCTCACGGCTGGCTACGTAGTCCGTGACGATGGCTCGCAGAACCTGCATCTTCCTCTCGTCGAGCATGATCACCTCCTCATTGGCACTCGAAGCATGCGAGTGCCAGTGTAGAGCACGCCGGCAGATCCAACCCACAGCTGTACTCTCAGTCCATGAGCAAGTCGTCCATCGGAACGTGGCGATCCGTGACCCCGTCCATCCACCTCTGCGTCCTACACCCCTACGGGGTGACCATCGGGCTGGTCGCCGGCGAGCAGCAGGCCGCGCTCATCGACTGCGGCTCCACCCCCGAGCAGGGCGCAGTGTTACTGGAAAGGGCACGCGACCTGGTCGGGGTTCCGGTCAGCCGCGTGGTGGTCACCCACCCACATCATGACCACTGGTTCGGCCTGGCAGGGATGGTGGGGATCACCTCAATCGCCCACGAGGACCTGCTCCGTGACCCGGAGGCCGAGATACTGGATGCCGCGGCAGCCATCGAGCTCTCGCGGCTGCCGGCACCGGATGAGACGTTCTCCCTGGCGAAATTCCTGGACCTGGGGGGTGTTCGTCTCGAGATGCTCCATCTGGGTCCCGCACACACCCGGGCAGACATCGTCGTGGTGGTTCCCGGGGAGGATGTCATTTTCATGGGCGATCTCATCGAGAGCGCGGGCGACCCCCAGTTCGGGCCCGCCTCCGATATCGGCAACTGGCCGAAGGTCCTCGACGACGTGCTGGGGGTCTCCACCGAGGCGACGCGTTTCGTTCCCGGGCACGCCCCGCCCACCAGGGATGCGTTGACGGTGGACCGGGAGTTCTGTTTCCAGCAGCGGGCCGAGATCGCCATGGTCCAGGGCACGGTCGAGAACCTCGTGTACCGGGGTGTGGCGCTGGAGGATGCCCTTGGATCCGCGGACTGGCCCTTCGGTGAGGACACGATGCGGGTCGTGTTGCCCCTGGTCTACCGGGGGTTGGCCGAGAAGGGGATCGTGCCCAGGCGGCACCTGCCGCTGGTCTGATCAGCTGAACAACCCATCCAGACAACGGTGGGCGGTCTCCCAGATCTCGGGGTCGCGGGCCACCAGCAGCCCGTTGGCCTCGCTGGCCGCCGTGTAGTCGGCGCCATTCATGGTCCGGGAAACCCCGCCGTTCTCGACCACCATCAACGATCCCGCCAGGTGGTCCCACGGCATCACCTTGGTGTAGTGGATGAAGTCGAGTTCCCCGTGCAGCACCCTCGGGTAGTCGAACGCGCAGGCGAAGAGGGAACGGACCACCGGGGAAAGTTCACCGCCCCCGGTGAACCCCTGGACGTGGGTCTTGGACGAGGCCCCGAGAGGTGACCGGTCGTGTCGTTCCGGGGTGATCGGCTCGTCGTTGAGGCGCAACCCGGCACCCTTCTCAGCGACATATCCGCGCCCGGTCCGCGGCTGCCAGATCCATCCCCGAGTGGTTACCCCGCTCCGGGTCTCCGCCAGCATCACCCCGTGTTCCCGGCGTCCCTCGACGAAATTGCGGGTTCCGTCGATCGGGTCAATGACGAAGGCATGCTCGGCTCCGGGAAGTTTCCGGCGCAGCTCCGGGTTGGCGAACACCGCCTCCTCCCCGATCACCAGGGCGTCCGGGTGGATCCGGCGCAATGCGGAGGAGAGGAGGTTCTCGGCCTCTCTGTCCGCGATGGTGACCAGGTCATCCGGCGATGTCTTCGCCTCCACGTCCGCCCGCTCCAGCGCCCGGAACCGGGGATTGATGACCTCTTCGGCGGTCTCCTTGATCAACTCCAGGATGGCTGCGGTGTCCATGGGGCCACACTATCCAAGGTCGAGGTGATCCTGCGTGACGAAATCGATCAGCAGTTCCATGCGCTGGTTCAGCTGGGGTTCGAGATCGCGCCAGGTCCGCACCCGGGCGAGCATCGCCCGCCACGCCTGCGCGATGTCGGCCTGGTCGGTGTGCGGCAGGCCGAGAGCCTTGAGTGTCCCCTTCTTGAAGTCCTGGTCCCTGGGAACCTGGGGCCAAGCTTTGCGCCCGATGCGTTCGGGTTTGATGGCTTGCCAGATGTCTATGAACTCGTGTCCGGTGACGAACACGTGGTCGCGGTATCCAGCTCGAGCCACCTGCTTCGCAATCCGGGATTCCTTGCTGCCCGCCACCAGGTGGTCGACCAGCACCCCCAGCCTACGCCCCGGACCGGGGTTGAACTCGGCGACGATGGCGGGCAGATCGTCGATGCCACCCAGATATTCCACCACCACCCCCACGTGGCGCAGGTCATCACCCCAGACCTTCTCCACCAGTTCGGCGTCGTGCCGGCCCTCGACGTAGATGCGGGAAGGCAGCGCCTCTCTCGCCGGTTCCGGGGTTTCCGATGCCCGGGACCCGGATGCGGTGTAGCGGGGTTTCGTGGCCGCGGCCCGCAGGGGTGGGCGGAGGGCCACCGGTTCCCCCTCGAGCAGGAATCCCGGTCCGAGGGGGAAGCTGCGTTTCTTCCCCTTGCGGTCCTCCAGCACGACGATGCCGTTCTCCCAACCGACCACGGCCCCGCAGAAGTCGTCGAACTCGACCACGAGATCCTTCTCGACGGGAATGTCGCGGGTTTTCTTCAGGTGGGCCCTCTGCCAGCCGGGGCGCAGCACGTCGTCGCGGTACCGATCCATTTGCCACACGATAGACGCGACAAGCCCCGGTCGCGTTTGGACACGACCGGGGCCTGGGGTTCCGGGTTCACCGGAGAGAGATCCTGCGATTCCAGTTGTGGACCATCCACGGGAGGCAGGCCACAGCAAGCACCGCCATCGCGACCACCCAACCGAGGGGAATAATGGTGTTCTCCTGCATCTGGTAGGCGTGCAGCGTGTCCACGAGGCCGAGGTCCAGGCCTCCGCCCGCATATGTCAGGCCGACGGGGAGGAAGATCGCCCCGAGAAACAGGATGCTGGTCACCAGATAGCTGGCGATCCAGGTCAGAATCGGCCCCGCGACACCGAGCCGGGCCAGTTTCGGGTCGCTGCCGATCGTGGCGGCGAAGTAGAACATGACGAGGTAGAACCAGCCCAGGAACAGGGCCAGCAGCATCACCAGCGCCCATTGCCACCAGGGCAGCAGCTCACCCAGCGAGGCCAGGAACCGCGGGATCGCCTCCTCCATGGCCGGCCCGTCTCCCTGAAAGACCGGGCCGCCCAGGTAGACCATCGCGAGCGAGGCCAACACCGTCCATATCAGGGCGATCGCCTGGACCATGACACCCCAGACCAGTCGCGCGCCGAGGATCGCTGAGCCCCTGATCGGGAGGCTGTGGGTCAGGTATCCCATCCTCCCCCAGGATGTGCGCCAGAAGTCGACCGCAAGGACGAGCTGGATGAAGGGCCACATGCACCCGACGAGGAAGAGGCCGAAAACCCCGAACACCGCGGAAACCACGGGAACATTGAGATGGGTCAGAAATCCCGATCCCAGCAGCACCAGGGTGCCCACTCCGAATACCAGGCCCATCATGGGGCCGGTGCGGAGGATCTCGTGTTTGATCAGTGTGCGGACCATGAGTAGACCTTTCGGAAGAGCGCGTCGATGGACAGCCCGTGTTCGGCGCGGAGATCGTCCACCTGCCCGGTCAGCAGGACCTTGCCGTGGCGCATCATGACGACGGCGTCGAGGACCGTTTCGAGATCGTGGATGAGGTGGGTTGAGATGAGAACCAGGGCGTCTGACTCCAGGTTGCGCACGATTCCCTTGAGGATCACGTCTCGCGCAGCCGGGTCGACCCCGGAGATGGGTTCGTCGAGCAGGAAGACCTTGGCGTCGCGCGACATCGCCAGGGCGATCTGCGCCTTCTCACGCATGCCCTTGCTCATCTGCTTCAGCTTCATGTTCTCCGCGAGGCCGAAGAACTTGATCATGTCGCTGGCCTTGTCGGCCCGGAAATCCGAGAAGAAGTCCGAGAACATCCCGATGCACTGCGAGACGGTGGCCGAGTCCTTCAGATAACTGGCATCGGGCAGGAAACTCACACATGCCTTTGTTCCGGGACCCAGTCGCCTGCCCGCGATCCTCACATGCCCGGCGTGGTCCTGCATGACCCCGGCCAGTACCTTCAGCAGCGTGGTCTTGCCGCAACCGTTCTCCCCGAGCAGGCCGATCACCTGCCCGCCCGCGAGTTCCAGGTCCACGCCCGCGAGCGCCGGGATCGGCCCGAAGTTCTTGTTCAGGCCGCGGACCTCGATCAGTGGCCCGTTGCTCCTGGGGCCGGCCTCGTTCATTGCTGGTTCCACCTTTCTGTGATCAGTGCCACGGCTTCGGCCTCGGTCAGCCCGAAACCCTTCACCCGGGTTGTGAACTCGTCCGCCGCTCCCGCCGCCAGGTCGCGCCGGAGCCGGGAAATGCGTTCCGCGTCATCGGTGATGAACCGCCCCACCGCTCTCTCCGAGCGGCACAGGCCGTCGCGCTCCAGCTCGGCGAGGGTTCGCTGGACGGTGTTCGGGTTGACCCCGAGTTCGACCGCGAGCTCCCGGACCCCGGGGATCTGCTTGCCCGGAGGCCATCTCCCGATGACGATCCGTCTGGTGAACTCCTCTCGGAGCTGGAGCCAGATCGGGCGGCTGGCATCGAAATCCATGCATCCTCCGTCTTGCCGTATTAAGTACTTAATACAGTAGCACAGCGGCGTTGTGAGTCAAGTTACCGGGACCGCCGCACGGCGCCGCCCGGACAGGGGCGCGGCGAGCCCGGCTTAGGAAACGCTGGGGCGGATGCTCAGCTGCTCAACGGTGGCGTTGTCCGGGGTGTCTATGGCCAGCCGCACGGCAGCCGCCACCGATTCGGGCGCAACGTAGCGCGCACCGTCGTAGTGTTCGTTGCCCATTGCCGCCTGCAGCTCACGCTGCATGTCGGTGTCGGTCCGCCCCGGATGGATGGAGCAGACCCGCACCTTTCCGCGCATCTCCTCGCGAAGGGCGTCGGTCAGCGCCCGCAGGGCGAACTTGGAGCCGGCGTAGACTCCCCCGCCGGGGCTCGAGAAGAACCCGGCCCCGGAGTTGATGGCCACCACGATCCCCCGGGTGGCCTTGAGGGCGGGCAGGAGAAGACGGGTGAGATCGGCGACGGCGAACACGTTTGTCTCGAAGACCTCGCGCCAGAGCGCCCGAGAGGCGGTTCCGATGTCGTTCGAGCGCCCGATGCCGGCGGAGTGGACCAGCACGTCCAGCCGCCCGATCCCTGCACAGGCCGCGGCGACCGCGTCCTCGTCCGTCAGATCACAGGCGAAGGGCGCCGCGTCATCCAGTTCGGCGGCCAGTTCCCCGGCCCGGGCGGCGTCGCGACCGCCCACCAGGATCCGATGCGTCGAGGAGAGCTCGACGGCGATGGCGCGACCGATGCCGCGGGTTGCTCCGGTCACGAGGGCTACAGGGCGATTCATCATGGAGAGAATTTACTTCAGGCACATGAGCTTCAGGCCCCCCTCGGCCTTCCGCACGGTCAGCGCCTGTCCCCATTCGAGGCGCAGGAAGTCGCGTTCGATGCCGTCTCCGAAGACCACGAGGGCGGAGCGGGCCGAGAGCTCCAGCCCCTCCCCCTCCGCGAGCAGCCCTGCGGTGAGGGATGTGCCGGTGACATCCGACGGCCAGGCCTCCCGCACGAAATAGGCGAGCTCACCGGAGGTGGCCCCCGGCAGGCCGAAACCGGGGTGGCTCTGCCCCCACAGCGATGCCAGCCATCCGCCGGCACCGGTCCCGGTCCCCACCACCACCCCGGAGGAGGACTGCGTTTCTACATGTTTCCCGATCCTGAGGTCATAACGGGCCGATTGGTGACCACGATCCCCGGCGAAAATCTCGTTGAGAGCCCGGAGCCGCTGCCCGTCGTCGACGATCGCCTCGACCATCGTCCGAACCTCGGTTTCCGGTCTGGTTCGACCCGCCAGCAGATCCCGCAGATCCCCGGGCGAGTGACGGCACAGTACCCCCGGCGCGCCCGGGCCGATGCCGAGCACCGGCTGGTCGCGCAGGTACTTGCTGACATTGGGAATCAGCCCGTCCTGCCCGACCACGACCACCAGGTCATCGGGTTCGAAGAGGAACCGGGAGAGCTGCCCCCTCTCGACCTCCGCGTGACGCCACTGGGCCGGAACCGCGTTCGAGACGGCGTCAAGCGTTCGCCACTGCGCCTCGTCGGCGGCCCGCAGGGCCTCGATCCCCAGCCCACGGCCGCTCAGGAAGAACTCGACGGCACCGAGCGTCGAGTGAACCTCGAGCAGCTCGGCCAGCCAGGTCCGTCGATGCACGACGACGAGACGCGGCGCGCTCATCCCCGGACCTCCTCCAGGAGCCTGGAGACCCCGCCTGCGAGCAGGTCGGGGGTGAGCGTGAGCGAGTTGATCTCCGGCAATGCAGACAGCACACCCGGAGCCGCTGCCGCCAGCACCGCTGCCGGTTCCCCTGCAGAGAATGCTTCCAGCCTGGCTTGGAGGGCAGCATTTTCCGCTTCTGCCATTCGGGCCACCTCGCCCGCCCTGGCCTCCGCCATCAGGGTGACCTCATC from Arachnia propionica encodes the following:
- the hrcA gene encoding heat-inducible transcriptional repressor HrcA, which encodes MLDERKMQVLRAIVTDYVASREPVGSKALVERHQLGVSPATVRNDMAVLEEEGYIAQPHTSAGRIPTDKGYRLFVDKLATIKPLSAAERKAINAFMAGALDLNDLVTRTVRLLAQLTHQVAIVQYPSAQRSTIAHAELVQLAPGRLLVIVVSSTGRVDQQILECPGLDPEVVHMANLRFREAAVGRTAADAVNRMVTVLDELDPARRSQINPVFAVALELLGAEPTAQVLVAGVPNLAGHSFTTGLRPLLEALEEQVVLLRLLDEATSDDITVRIGAENTAEGFKSTSLVATGYSVGSERAASLGVVGPTRMDYPSTIASVRAVARYVSRILTEG
- a CDS encoding SDR family oxidoreductase, whose product is MMNRPVALVTGATRGIGRAIAVELSSTHRILVGGRDAARAGELAAELDDAAPFACDLTDEDAVAAACAGIGRLDVLVHSAGIGRSNDIGTASRALWREVFETNVFAVADLTRLLLPALKATRGIVVAINSGAGFFSSPGGGVYAGSKFALRALTDALREEMRGKVRVCSIHPGRTDTDMQRELQAAMGNEHYDGARYVAPESVAAAVRLAIDTPDNATVEQLSIRPSVS
- a CDS encoding MBL fold metallo-hydrolase, whose amino-acid sequence is MSKSSIGTWRSVTPSIHLCVLHPYGVTIGLVAGEQQAALIDCGSTPEQGAVLLERARDLVGVPVSRVVVTHPHHDHWFGLAGMVGITSIAHEDLLRDPEAEILDAAAAIELSRLPAPDETFSLAKFLDLGGVRLEMLHLGPAHTRADIVVVVPGEDVIFMGDLIESAGDPQFGPASDIGNWPKVLDDVLGVSTEATRFVPGHAPPTRDALTVDREFCFQQRAEIAMVQGTVENLVYRGVALEDALGSADWPFGEDTMRVVLPLVYRGLAEKGIVPRRHLPLV
- a CDS encoding inositol monophosphatase yields the protein MDTAAILELIKETAEEVINPRFRALERADVEAKTSPDDLVTIADREAENLLSSALRRIHPDALVIGEEAVFANPELRRKLPGAEHAFVIDPIDGTRNFVEGRREHGVMLAETRSGVTTRGWIWQPRTGRGYVAEKGAGLRLNDEPITPERHDRSPLGASSKTHVQGFTGGGELSPVVRSLFACAFDYPRVLHGELDFIHYTKVMPWDHLAGSLMVVENGGVSRTMNGADYTAASEANGLLVARDPEIWETAHRCLDGLFS
- a CDS encoding DUF3097 domain-containing protein, giving the protein MVWQMDRYRDDVLRPGWQRAHLKKTRDIPVEKDLVVEFDDFCGAVVGWENGIVVLEDRKGKKRSFPLGPGFLLEGEPVALRPPLRAAATKPRYTASGSRASETPEPAREALPSRIYVEGRHDAELVEKVWGDDLRHVGVVVEYLGGIDDLPAIVAEFNPGPGRRLGVLVDHLVAGSKESRIAKQVARAGYRDHVFVTGHEFIDIWQAIKPERIGRKAWPQVPRDQDFKKGTLKALGLPHTDQADIAQAWRAMLARVRTWRDLEPQLNQRMELLIDFVTQDHLDLG
- a CDS encoding GntR family transcriptional regulator, whose translation is MDFDASRPIWLQLREEFTRRIVIGRWPPGKQIPGVRELAVELGVNPNTVQRTLAELERDGLCRSERAVGRFITDDAERISRLRRDLAAGAADEFTTRVKGFGLTEAEAVALITERWNQQ
- a CDS encoding 16S rRNA (uracil(1498)-N(3))-methyltransferase, giving the protein MSDPLFLARFDMVRIGGIVEVTGDEARHAVVVKRTIPGENVLVADGAGQAIRGRVVVAERNRMAVEVTEILGVLPRAHRFVVAQALAKGDRSELAVEIMTEVGVDEILAWQASRSIVRWQGERGAKSLSRWAATAREATKQSRRFRIPEVSFANTNQVAERIGAAELALVLHESAEKPLARMNLPEAGEILLIVGPEGGISPEELERFQQAGAAPVRISDGVLRTSTAGAIAIGQLTALGER
- a CDS encoding ABC transporter ATP-binding protein yields the protein MNEAGPRSNGPLIEVRGLNKNFGPIPALAGVDLELAGGQVIGLLGENGCGKTTLLKVLAGVMQDHAGHVRIAGRRLGPGTKACVSFLPDASYLKDSATVSQCIGMFSDFFSDFRADKASDMIKFFGLAENMKLKQMSKGMREKAQIALAMSRDAKVFLLDEPISGVDPAARDVILKGIVRNLESDALVLISTHLIHDLETVLDAVVMMRHGKVLLTGQVDDLRAEHGLSIDALFRKVYSWSAH
- the dnaJ gene encoding molecular chaperone DnaJ encodes the protein MSKNYYDILGVDEDATTEQIKKAYRRKAMKVHPDVAQGEDAAEKFKELSEAYEVLNDPNKRAIYDQGGDPLGRGGAGGAGGFGGAGFGGFDFSTIMDAMFGGQAAGRGPRSRVQQGHDALVRAGLELHEAVFGCTKSIRIDTAVVCPKCQGAGGEPGSKPVTCTTCRGQGEVTTVQRSFIGDIRTAQPCPTCQGFGTIIPNPCGECSGEGRVSSSRDISVRIPAGVSTGNRIHLDGRGEVGRGGGPAGDLYVELIVAEHERFRRDGDNLEAVMTLPMTAAALGTSVELTTLEAEWEGSEEAERKVTVDVPAGTQSGTRIPLKGRGVPRLRGGGRGDLGVTIIVETPRKLDEKQRDLLRQLAELRDETTVEAKHSGHKGVRGWFKETFG